The following coding sequences lie in one Spinacia oleracea cultivar Varoflay chromosome 1, BTI_SOV_V1, whole genome shotgun sequence genomic window:
- the LOC110798983 gene encoding uncharacterized protein: protein MDFSQKDGKKSKKSQEKATTPQPATTSKFQPSLLNPVHPSQAQSVISPITKNTSIPAQREFTVEDDDELEIESPAREQPKTPLEQTLQERLSPLSEVFTGEQLKTLSAVMAALSELPASQQPGSVGSLRKTRSAVPQLPVRDLLTALNQENTPEKRKRSDPAETEWPETEQVPTAEYERRAPVLQIARRQTIQPKDSPLCREILEERMERIKIPTGRYDGTTDPEDHCTTFEQHMMLYTDSDAMWCKVFPSTLLGVAASWYKGIEAHSIYSFRQLQASFLSRFVSKQKRKKSSGELMSFAQRDREPLRDYLTRFNNESITIPNLQQEVAVLALMRGMQECEFKKYLSRKSYTNLGDVLHKANEYIRGDEMMKISNVVVATGGNVGYNPGYNPQTGKGGNNFHQSNNQQGAGQRNQNNRNANPQGQRSRQDRRESRGLFDNYTPLNTPRTAIYNINNKMDGWRRPPPMQSRERNVKKFCDFHNEHGHLTEDCRDLKDNIEDMVRKGYFSQYRARQGNGNNNSVGGNPTNSYRPQQQNQQQYPRIEQPYQPPRIEQKQPETSARAEQRDGGKKPPVYVISGGPVHGGTISGASRSLEEHRHMVNFHNTRVWPNPPSIPVMTFSESDCRGIIFPHDDPLVLTIDIANADVNRVLVDGGSSANIIFWEAFKQLHIPEDELQRVNYPVIGFSGSTVYPEGSIRLPVKIGEGSEMRDLMVDFLIIKVPAAYNVIIGRPFIHDVQAVVSTYHLTMIYMSNLERPAKIRGSQLAARSCYLTALRTPGRMVPEVNLTTEPARQEIHLTTKPARQEQLSKRKSCTKRGRTDLNMEHFDERPVSAPRPMPDGLTENIELEAGNMDRTVVIGTEMGSDMKVNLISLLREHADIFAFSADEMPGIDPEIMVHRLNADRNVRPVRQKKRNFSTEKMTAIQEEVDKLLAAGFIEPCDYPEWLANVVMVKKSSGSWRMCVDFTNLNRACPKDFYPLPRIDRLVDSTSGHAMLSFLDAFSGYHQVSLHKSDRKKAAFITDAGVFCYKAMPFGLKNAGATYQRLVDKVFADQKGRNVEVYVDDSIVKSRKEEDHVSDLRETFETLRKYRMKLNPKKCVFGVRSGKFLGFLVSERGIDANPEKVEAIISLPQPKSVKDIQRLTGKMAALNRFVSKSADKQMPFFTTLRQNKKFKRGTAEQEASEALKSHLKNLPTIAREKEGGKLQLYISASPKTVAAVLVAEAENKGQQPIYFVSHVLNGPEIRYTLVEKMAYAVLIAARKLRPYFDAHTIEVLTNFPLEKAISKLDTSGRLLKWAIELSEFDLEFRPRTAIKAQALADFIVEASYQEDEVQAEVWDVSVDGSAAQTGSGAGIIMKSPAGDIFEYAIKFTFNASNNEAEYEAAIAGIQMCLAADAKRVILTTDSQLVASQFSGEYEAKEPSMVKYLEKLRSVSAQLEKFSINLVPRAENTLADALSKLASSNVADLKRTVMMEVMNKRSTESEVIRVMAITTTSEWYDNIQTYIQTGALPADFAEAKKTRRDSVWYIILWGRLYKKSFSLPFLRCLTAFESARLIEEMHEGTCGNHAGGKPLAIICQRQGYYWPTMLEDCRAYVKKCEKCQKFSAVINLPANDLMPILNPIPFAQWGMDIVGPFPMAAGGRKFLIVAVDYFTKWIEAEPVAKITANQVKKFIWKNIITRFGLPQAIVFDHGAQFDCAPIQCFLGLYRVKLAHSSVCHPQSNGQAEAANKQILAALKKKLEDCKGKWADLMPEILWCNRTAIKEATGESPFKLSFGSEAVIPAEMALPTMRIQHYDEERNDQLLRHQLDFMPEIRMKAEVSSAAYKSRMSRAYNKKVKHRPLGVGDLVLRRTAATGKGNAQGKLTANWEGPYQIWEEIVPGSYRLMQMDGTTLKNSWNASTLRKYYV from the coding sequence ATGGATTTCTCACAGAAAGACGGTAAGAAATCAAAGAAAAGTCAAGAAAAAGCAACAACCCCACAACCGGCGACAACCTCCAAGTTTCAACCCTCACTTCTAAACCCCGTCCATCCGTCACAAGCACAATCAGTTATCAGCCCAATAACAAAAAACACCTCGATACCGGCACAAAGGGAATTCACagtggaggatgatgatgagttaGAAATAGAAAGCCCTGCCAGAGAGCAACCGAAAACTCCGCTGGAGCAGACGCTGCAGGAGCGCCTGTCTCCCCTGTCGGAAGTATTCACGGGAGAGCAATTGAAAACACTGTCAGCGGTGATGGCCGCTTTGTCAGAGCTACCAGCTTCGCAGCAGCCAGGGTCAGTCGGCAGTCTAAGAAAGACCAGGTCGGCGGTTCCCCAGTTACCTGTTAGGGATCTCCTAACCGCCCTGAATCAAGAAAACACCCCAGAAAAAAGAAAGCGCTCGGATCCGGCGGAAACAGAATGGCCTGAAACAGAGCAAGTCCCCACCGCGGAATATGAACGAAGAGCGCCGGTTCTACAGATAGCTAGACGGCAGACAATCCAGCCAAAGGATTCTCCCCTGTGCCGAGAAATCCTAGAAGAAAGGATGGAAAGGATAAAAATCCCGACAGGAAGATACGATGGGACGACAGATCCGGAGGATCACTGCACCACATTCGAACAGCACATGATGTTGTACACTGATTCTGATGCCATGTGGTGCAAAGTATTCCCATCCACACTCCTAGGAGTGGCAGCGAGCTGGTATAAGGGCATAGAGGCACACTCCATATACAGTTTCCGACAGCTGCAGGCGTCGTTTTTGTCACGATTTGTGAGCaaacagaagagaaagaaatcATCGGGAGAGTTGATGTCGTTCGCTCAAAGAGATAGAGAGCCGTTAAGGGATTATCTCACCCGCTTTAACAACGAGTCAATCACTATTCCCAATTTGCAGCAGGAGGTTGCTGTTCTGGCTCTTATGAGGGGAATGCAAGAGTGCGAATTCAAGAAATATCTCAGCCGGAAGTCATACACCAATCTGGGTGACGTCCTGCACAAGGCCAACGAGTACATCAGGGGGGATGAAATGATGAAGATCTCCAATGTGGTAGTGGCAACCGGCGGAAATGTCGGGTACAATCCAGGCTATAACCCACAGACGGGAAAAGGAGGAAACAATTTTCATCAGAGCAATAATCAGCAAGGGGCAGGCcagagaaaccagaataacagaAATGCCAATCCACAAGGGCAGAGAAGCCGGCAAGACAGAAGGGAGTCCAGAGGACTCTTTGATAACTACACTCCGCTGAACACACCGCGGACGgcaatttataacataaacaaCAAGATGGATGGCTGGAGAAGGCCGCCACCAATGCAGAGTAGGGAAAGGAATGTCAAGAAATTCTGTGACTTCCATAATGAGCACGGCCACCTAACAGAGGACTGCAGAGACctcaaagacaacattgaggatatGGTCAGAAAGGGGTATTTCTCACAGTATAGGGCAAGGCAGGGAAATGGTAACAACAACTCGGTGGGAGGAAACCCTACCAATTCATACCGGCCACAAcagcaaaatcaacaacaataccCTAGAATCGAGCAACCATATCAGCCGCCTAGAATCGAGCAAAAACAGCCGGAAACCAGTGCCAGAGCAGAACAGAGGGATGGCGGGAAAAAACCACCCGTGTATGTAATTTCTGGCGGCCCAGTCCACGGAGGGACAATAAGCGGCGCTAGTAGAAGCTTGGAGGAACACAGGCACATGGTAAACTTTCATAACACAAGAGTGTGGCCTAACCCACCCAGCATACCAGTGATGACATTCTCGGAATCGGATTGCAGAGGCATCATTTTCCCGCATGATGACCCACTAGTTCTTACAATTGATATAGCAAATGCCGATGTGAACAGAGTACTGGTAGACGGCGGCAGCTCAGCAAACATCATCTTCTGGGAAGCTTTCAAACAATTGCACATACCAGAGGACGAACTTCAAAGGGTAAACTACCCAGTAATCGGTTTCTCAGGATCTACAGTGTACCCAGAGGGTAGTATAAGGCTGCCGGTGAAAATCGGAGAAGGATCCGAAATGCGAGATCTCATGGTGGATTTCCTAATCATTAAGGTGCCAGCGGCCTACAATGTGATCATCGGTCGCCCATTCATACATGACGTGCAGGCGGTAGTCTCCACCTATCACTTGACAATGATATATATGTCGAACCTGGAAAGGCCGGCAAAGATAAGGGGAAGTCAGTTGGCGGCAAGGTCCTGTTACTTGACTGCTTTGAGAACACCGGGAAGAATGGTCCCAGAAGTGAACTTGACTACTGAGCCGGCAAGGCAAGAGATACACTTGACTACTAAGCCGGCAAGACAAGAACAACTGTCAAAGAGGAAGAGCTGCACAAAAAGGGGTCGAACCGACCTAAACATGGAACACTTTGATGAAAGGCCAGTATCAGCACCAAGACCAATGCCAGATGGTTTGACAGAAAATATCGAGCTGGAGGCGGGAAATATGGATAGAACAGTCGTGATCGGTACGGAAATGGGGAGTGACATGAAGGTCAACCTCATAAGCTTGCTGAGAGAGCACGCGGACATCTTCGCATTCTCGGCGGATGAGATGCCTGGTATCGATCCAGAGATAATGGTTCACCGATTAAACGCCGACAGAAATGTTAGGCCTGTACGGCAGAAAAAACGTAATTTCTCCACGGAAAAAATGACAGCAATACAAGAAGAGGTGGATAAACTTCTGGCGGCAGGTTTCATTGAGCCATGTGACTACCCCGAATGGTTGGCAAACGTGGTAATGGTAAAAAAGTCAAGTGGGTCAtggagaatgtgcgtagatttcaccaACCTTAACAGAGCATGCCCGAAAGATTTCTACCCCCTGCCACGGATTGATAGGCTGGTAGACTCCACTAGCGGTCACGCAATGCTCAGTTTCCTAGATGCTTTCTCAGGGTATCATCAGGTCAGCCTGCATAAATCAGACAGGAAGAAGGCGGCCTTTATCACAGATGCAGGAGTTTTCTGTTATAAGGCGATGCCGTTCGGGTTGAAAAATGCAGGGGCAACATATCAAAGGCTGGTTGACAAGGTGTTCGCCGACCAAAAAGGCAGAAACGTGGAGGTCTATGTAGATGACTCTATCGTAAAAAGCCGGAAGGAGGAGGATCATGTTAGCGACCTCCGAGAAACTTTTGAAACTTTGAGAAAATACAGGatgaaattaaacccaaaaaaatgcgtcttcggagtAAGGTCGGGAAAATTCCTGGGTTTCTTGGTCAGCGAGCGTGGCATAGACGCCAACCCTGAAAAAGTAGAAGCAATCATCAGTCTGCCGCAACCCAAGAGCGTAAAAGACATACAGCGGCTGACAGGAAAAATGGCCGCCTTAAACAGATTTGTGAGCAAGTCGGCAGATAAGCAAATGCCCTTCTTCACAACCCTGAGGCAAAACAAGAAGTTCAAAAGGGGGACGGCAGAGCAAGAGGCCTCCGAAGCTCTAAAAAGTCACTTAAAAAACCTGCCAACAATAGCAAGGGAAAAAGAAGGCGGCAAATTACAACTATACATATCGGCGTCGCCAAAGACTGTTGCAGCAGTACTGGTAGCCGAAGCAGAGAACAAAGGGCAGCAGCCGATATATTTTGTGAGCCACGTGCTAAACGGCCCAGAAATAAGGTACACGTTGGTGGAAAAAATGGCATATGCAGTCCTCATCGCGGCTAGAAAGTTAAGACCATACTTTGATGCGCATACAATCGAAGTGCTAACAAACTTTCCTCTCGAAAAAGCCATCAGCAAGCTAGATACATCAGGCCGGTTGCTAAAATGGGCAATAGAGTTGTCCGAGTTTGACTTGGAATTCCGGCCAAGAACTGCAATCAAAGCCCAGGCATTGGCGGACTTCATAGTTGAAGCGTCATACCAAGAAGATGAAGTACAAGCTGAAGTATGGGATGTGTCAGTGGATGGTTCAGCTGCACAGACAGGCAGTGGGGCTGGAATAATCATGAAATCGCCAGCAGGAGACATTTTTGAGTATGCTATAAAGTTTACGTTCAACGCGTCAAATAACGAGGCAGAATACGAGGCAGCAATTGCTGGCATCCAAATGTGCCTCGCAGCAGATGCCAAAAGAGTAATACTGACAACAGACTCCCAGCTGGTAGCAAGTCAATTCAGCGGAGAATATGAGGCCAAAGAACCTTCGATGGTCAAATACCTGGAGAAGTTGAGGTCGGTGTCGGCTCAGCTAGAGAAATTCAGCATTAATCTGGTGCCCCGAGCAGAGAACACACTGGCAGACGCCCTATCAAAGttagcaagttcaaatgtcGCCGACTTGAAAAGAACAGTCATGATGGAAGTCATGAATAAGCGAAGTACGGAGTCGGAGGTAATACGGGTCATGGCCATCACAACTACCTCAGAATGGTACGATAATATCCAAACATACATACAGACTGGAGCGCTACCAGCAGATTTTGCAGAGGCCAAAAAGACAAGAAGGGACTCGGTTTGGTACATCATCCTGTGGGGACGGTTGTACAAAAAGTCATTTAGCCTGCCATTCTTAAGGTGCCTAACAGCATTCGAGTCAGCAAGGCTGATCGAAGAGATGCACGAAGGAACATGTGGGAACCATGCCGGTGGAAAACCCCTTGCCATCATCTGTCAAAGGCAAGGCTATTACTGGCCAACAATGTTAGAAGATTGTCGAGCTTATGTAAAAAAGTGCGAGAAATGTCAAAAGTTTTCAGCTGTGATAAACTTGCCGGCCAATGATTTGATGCCCATTCTGAACCCAATCCCATTCGCACaatggggaatggatattgTTGGACCATTCCCAATGGCGGCTGGAGGGCGCAAGTTCTTAATAGTAGCAGTggactacttcaccaagtggatagaagcagagcCGGTAGCAAAAATAACGGCAAACCAGGTGAAAAAATTCatatggaaaaatataataacaagatTCGGGCTGCCGCAGGCAATAGTTTTTGACCATGGAGCACAGTTTGATTGTGCACCCATACAATGCTTCCTGGGATTATACAGAGTAAAGTTAGCTCACTCGTCAGTATGTCACCCACAGAGCAATGGGCAAGCAGAGGCGGCGAATAAGCAAATCCTGGCTGCACTGAAAAAGAAGCTAGAAGACTGTAAAGGCAAATGGGCAGATCTTATGCCAGAGATTCTGTGGTGCAACAGAACTGCTATCAAGGAGGCTACCGGCGAGAGTCCGTTCAAATTAAGCTTCGGGTCTGAGGCTGTTATACCGGCAGAAATGGCTCTGCCAACCATGCGAATCCAGCATTACGATGAGGAGAGAAACGATCAGCTGCTGCGACATCAGTTGGATTTCATGCCAGAAATCCGCATGAAAGCAG